CCTGATTTTAAAGATATTTTAAAAGATTTATTATTAAATTTTTTAGAAAAGTAGTAAATGTTCTTTCTTTTATATAAGTATTTTTCTTTTTTTGAAGTTGGACAAAAAGTTGGACAGTTTTGTTTTTGTAAGTTTTTAAATTGTTCAAATGTCGAATTTAAGGTAGTTTGTGAAGTTTCTGGCGGGCAGAGGGGGATTCGAACCCCCGGTGAGTTGCCCCACGGCCGCGTTCCAGGCGACTGGATTAAACCACTCTCCCATCTGCCCATTTTGATAGGACTGGAAGTATAACGATTTTGTGCTTATTTGAGGATTAATGGCTTTACATGTAAAGTCATTAATCCTTTTTTTACGATTTACGAATCGCTTTAAAGCCTTCGATGAGTTTCTCAAAGCCGACTTTACTTGCATTTTCAACGGCACGGAATGTCTGCACACCTTCATTCAAATTGCCATTGTTACTAAAAATATCAACAGCTTTTTTAAGACCTTCATGGACTTTGACGTGATGTTCACTCACTTCGTTGACAACCGTTTGGCTGAGTCTTTGGCTAATGCTTGAGAACCATTTTCCAAATCGGCACGCGGTGTGTCCTAGAATGTTAACATTTTTGCGACCGAGGGCTGCGTTGTAGCCTTTGAGTTTGAGCATGATGTGGTCAATTTTACCATTGCTGACGGAGATTTCATTGGTGACGTTGTCGCATTTGTTGGTAATGCTGACCGAATTTTTGAGCATTGTATTAATTTGAGCATAAAAATCGTCCAATATTTTCATTGAAGCTTTGGATTCACTTTGGAAGGTTTCGCTGGTATCTGCCATCGAGTTGGTATTTTGTTTCAAAACACTAATGTTAGATTCGACCTCCAGTGTCGCTTTTTGAGTACGCTCAGCCAGTTTTCGTACCTCATCGGCTACAACGGCAAAACCACGTCCATGTTCGCCCGCCCTTGCTGCTTCAATGGCAGCATTGAGCGCCAAAAGATTGGTTTGATCGGAAATATCTTTAATGAGATTAATGATGTCACTGATGGCAGAAACACTGCTGGAGAGGTTTTCGACATCGTGGGTAAATTTTTGGGTCAATTCTTGAACTTTTTCGAGCGATGCAGAGATCTCTTTGGTCTGGTTTTCAACATTTTGACCTTCTTGCATGGACGCATCGTTCAGCGTGTTGATCTCGTTGAGCATGGTCAGGCTCTCTTCGACGGTATTTTGTAAAAAATTCATACCATCTTCGTAGCTGGCAAGAAGAATCGTCAGAAGTTCCTCTTTGGTTTGATCCGCTGAAGTTTCTTTTGCTTTTTGCTCCATGTGTTGATTTACATTTTGAAGTTGTTCATTAAGGGTTTTAATTTTTTGAAGTTCGTCTTTGAGTGCTTGGTTTTCACCCTCTAATTCTGAAATACGCTTACTGCCAAACATCGTGTCTCCTTTGGTTTATATGACGAAGATTATAACCAAGAAGCGTGATTTTTGCGTTGTATTTTAATAATACCCCACACAAATTCCATTAGAAAGATTGATCTTTCTTTCAAAAGGAGAAGGGCCAAAATATTTGCACTTTTCGATGTAAATGTGGTAGTTGTAGCTAAGCCCCAGATCATCGTAAAATTTTTGGAGATTGACGAGTTTCACATCGCAGACATCGATGATCTCTAAGGCTTTGTAGATGCAAGAGTTGTTGTGTTCTATGAGGTGTGAGGGTGCGAGACCTGTGTATTTGCAAAAGGCTTGGGACTGCACCATCCCTGTGAGGTTTGTGCACTGCTTCACAATCTCTTTGTATTTTGGAAGGATGCTCTCTTTGCGTAAAAAAACAACGCGTGCGTCATCAAATTTAGCGGCTTCCCCATTTTTCCAGTAACGATACGCATTGGAAGAGATCCCCGCAAGCAGGCTAAACTCTTTGTTTAAAACATAATGGTTCAGCCAATGGTTATGCGTAAGAATGTTCATCTGCATGTTACATCATTTTCATACCCAGTTGCGCAAGGACGATAACAAGCACCAATCCTAGCGGATAAACGGCGGCATATGCGATGGACGGGTAGTCGGTTTTGGTCATATTATTGGCCATCGTTAAAGAGGGTGTCGACGTCATCGCACCTGAGATAACGCCCAAAATATCGATAAAGTTCATCTTTAAAATCGTTTTACATGTAAAGGCGACCAAGCTCATGGAAAATAGCAACGCACCAAGCGCCATAACGATCGGTAAAATTCCGTTATTTTCTAACGATTCGACAAGGTATTTACCAGCATTGGTGCCAAGAGTGGCGATAAAAATGAGCTGACCAAGGGTTTTTAAAAGCGTGGTTGAGTGTGGCGAAAGATTCCACACAATCGGCCCTACGCGACCAAGACGCCCTAAAACAAGCGCGGTAATCAAAATGCCACCCACGAAGCTGAGCTTAATCGCCCCAACACCTGGGATATAAAGAGGAATGCTTCCGAGTAAAATACCAAAAACAACACCAAGTGAGATAGGCAAAAAGTCCGCAGCAGGGTATTTTAAAAGATCATTACCGATCAGTTTTATCACCTTGTCGGTGTAAATTTCAGGGGCAACCACATAGAGTTTATCGCCCAGTCGTAAGGTTAAATCAGGATACGCAGGAATATCAATACCCGCGCGTCTGACTTTTGTAATGATGGCGCGAAGGAATTTGAGCTCTTTAATCATGCCAATTTTTTTACCGACGATCTCTTTGTTGGTGGTTAACAGCCTAAAAACAGACATATTGTCCTGAAATTCATGCTCTTCGCCAATCTCTTCCCCTAAAATAATGCTCAAACTTGCCAGTTGCTCATCGGTACCTACGACCCTGATAACATCGCCAAAACGGAGAGAAACATCATCACTGGTGTGATCAATGATGGTGCCATCCAGTGTCATACGCTCAATCACCGTAGAGGTCATACTCTCGATTTTTGATTTTTTGATTTCAGTCGTTTTGAAATTTTCATTGGTGATGCGAAAATTTCGGGTCAAAATGTCAGGAAAACGGGTTTTTTGCGCCGCTTCATACGCCTCGATCTCTTTGTCGATGTCCACACGAAAGAGCACAGGAAGTACGCGAATCAACAATACCGTTGCTACGATACCAAAGGGATAAACCAAACCAAAGATAACAGAAGTCGTAGGCGTATGTTTGATCTCAAGTGCTGCTGCAAGGGCGGGGACAGAGGTGAGCGCACCTGTAAAAATACCATCGATGATCGTTTTTGGCAGGTCAAAAAAGTAACCAAACCCAAAAATAATCACAAAAAGAAGGAGCAAAAGTGCTGTTGCAATCACGTTGAGCTTGAGACCTTCGTTTTTGATCGTGTCAAAAAAACCAGGGCCGGACTGAAGCCCGACCGCATAGATAAAAATCGCCAGTCCAAAATACTGAAACGCGTCTGAGATAACCATACCAAAATGCCCTGCGATAAGCGCAACGATGAGCATAGCGGTCACATCAAGTGAGAAGCCTCTGATTTTAATATTACCTAAGATATAGCCAACGGAAATGATGGCAAAAAGGTAGAAAATTTCGTTATTAATCATAAAAAAAGTGCCTTAAAAGAATTAGGCGAATTATACCTTATTTTTGAGGTGTGACTTTTAATAAAAGCAGCATCGTGGTTATTCGCTTCAACTAAGATTAAGTTTGCAGTAAGCCTTTGGTTAGTTGAGCGCTTTATAATTGAAACTATAAGTTTAAATTTAATATTTAAACTAAATATAAAATTTGCTCTCAAGCAAAAAAAGGGGAGATTATGCAAATCGCTAAGCTTAGTTTAGTAGCGGCAATGGTTTTGGGTTTTTCAGGTAGTGTATACGCGGCGGATACACTTGCAGATGCATTTAAAAATGGTAAAGTCAATGGCGAACTCAAAGCGTGGTATTGGGATAGAACCAAAGATGTCAGTGGCGGAACATCTTCGCACAATAATGAAAATCTTATCAATACCGCTGTTGTAATTAAATATGTGACAGACTCATTTTATGGACTTAAGTTAGGTGCTACATTCCAAGGCAACTCAATGCCATGGGCTGAAAGTGGTGCAAAAACTGAATTTAAAGACGAAGCAGGTGCGGGGGCTGTTTTATCAGAAGCATATATTGAATATACACTTCAAAACATAACAGCAAAAATTGGACGCCAGATGATTTCAACGCCATTAATTAAAGTGAACCCGTTACGTATTTATACAGAATCTTTTGAAGGGGGAACACTTATTAATAAAGATATCCCTCAAACAACACTTTTTGCTCACTATGTTGATAAATTTCAAGGAAGGTCTAGTTACATCTCAGATAATACAGATCTTGGAAGTGCCCCAACATTTGAGAAAAAAGTTATTTTAGGTGGCGCAGGAACTGCTTCTTATGCTTTTGATGGTGCCTATGGCGTTGGTTTGACAAATACTTCTCTTCAAAATTTAACATTAACTGCACAGTATGTCCAAGTTAATGATGTTCATATGGGCACTAAAAAAGATGATATAACAATGTATTACACAGAAGCAAATTATCTTCTTCCAATGAATAATCTGAAATTAGGTTTTGACGTGAATTACCGGGGCTCAAGAACAGATTCTAATTTAGACAGTTACAATTTTGAAGGTAATATGTTAGGATTAAGATTATCTCTTTTGGATATGTATGGCTTTGGAACTTCTGTTGCATATTCAACTGTTAGTGACAATGATTCTGTTATCATGGGACTTGGTAACGGACCGACAAGTTATACGGCGCTTTGGATTAGAGGACCATATGCCTATTCTTCTTCTTCAGGAATGAATGCTTATAAATTTACGGTAAATTATGATTTTGCGAAAGCAGGTGTTTCTGGTCTAATAGGGGAGCTACAATATATTGATGTTTCTCAAGATAAGCCTTCTGTTACTACAGGTATAAGTGGACTTCAGACTAAAGCAAACAGCCATTCTGATTTCACTGGTTATGCTGCAGGTTTAACATATGATATACCAGCGGTTAAAGGTTTATCTATTCAAATGATTTATGCTGCACTTAAAAAAGAAGCAACAAGTGCAACCAATGTTGTAACAAAAACAGATACTGATGAGTTATGGTTTAACACAAAGTATAAATTTTAATCGATTTTAGTCGAATGAATGACTCCAATTTAAGTTGGAGTCATTCATAATTCTGTTGCAGAATTATGAAAATCTTATTTAAAGACCTCTAAAATGAGAAAATTTTTATTAAAATTTACGCAAAATATTGAAAATTATAAGATTTATCATATCATTATTCTTTTCACAACAGTGTTTATCATTCTTTTTCTGAATGGTATTTATCATATTCGAGAAGAGCATAAAGTTATTGCTACTCAAAATCGCATTTTGATTACAAAAGAGATTGACTTCACAATTTCTTCATGGTTTGAAGCACGCATTAAAAATTTGGAAAATAGTGCAAAATATTTGAGTATGGATGATGTATTAGAAGATGAACGGATATTAGTTGCTTTTATAGAAGTCCTTTTAAATCAACATAAATATTTTGATGCTATTCAAGTTTTGGTTCCTGACGAATACTTTTATGTAAATACGCGTAAAGCAAATGATTACCACGAAAATCCTATTTTCATACATAAAGAAAGCCAATTAAATCCTATGGAAACACCTTGGTACCTTAATACCAAAAAAAATATGCAAACAACCATTACCATCATGGACAAACATGCTACTTTGTTAAAAGAGACAATGAATATTTGTACTCCCATTCAAAAAAATGAACAATTTAAAGGTGTTGTATGTGGCATTTTGAAAACGGATTCTTTATTTGACAGAATTAATCAACTTGATTTTCCCCAAAACGCATATTATTTTGTTAACAATACTGAAGGGAAAATCTTAGCAGGAATCAATAAGCCTGACTTTCAAAAAGAGCTTGAAGAGATTATTCGCTTAAATATGAAAAGTGATTTTAAATTTATTCAAAAAAAAATTGTTATGGAAAACGATGTTTTGACATTAACAAAATTACATAATTTTGATTGGTATATTGGTGTCGGTATGAGTAAAGAAGATATTATGCAAGAAAGTGCACAAAAAGTGACTAGCCATGCTATTTTCTTGTTTTTATGTTTTCTTTTACTTTTACTCATTATTAATACTGCTCATACCTTTTTACGAAAACGAGTCGAACAAAAACAAAAAGAGTATGAATATATGTTAAGTCATCGTTCACGCATTTCGGAGATTGGAAAGCTTATATCGGGTATCAATCATCAGCTTAAACAACCGCTTAATGCAACGGCGTTGGTCGTGAGCAATACGCTGGATATGTCAGAGCGTGAGCTTTTAGACAAACAGACCCTTGAGGAGAATCTTAAGCTGTGCCAGAAGTCGATTACACTGATGGACAAGACCATTGGCATCTTTCGTAATTTTTACCGTTGTAGTGAAGAGATAACGCATTTTAAGCTGTTTGATTGCATTCAAAGTGTTTTACATGTAAAGCATGTTGATCTTTCACGCCACAACATTGTTGTTGAAGTCAATGCAAAAGAGATAGCATCTATTGAAGTTGAATCAATCGAGAATTACATACAGCAAATTTTATTGGTTTTAATTCAAAATGCCAGAGATGCACTGATGCTTGAAGCCAAAAATTTTCCTAAAAAAGAGATCGTACAAAAAATCCACCTGAGCGTTTTTGAAGAGTTTGGTCGTGTGACAATAGACATTTCTGATTGGGGATGTGGTGTTTCTAAAGAGATGAACAGTACCCTCTTTTCAGAATTTAAAAGTTCAAAAAAATACGAAGGCTCAGGCATTGGGCTCTATTTTGCCAAAAAACTAGCCCGTGAAAAACTCATGGGTGATCTCGTGCTCCACAACCGTTTTGCCCCCACCATTTTTCGACTGACATTGGCGCAGTCTTTGTCTTATAAGGAGTCATAATGCATCAAGCCACCTTGAATCTTCTGGGTACCTTTTCGGTTTTGGTTGTCGAAGATGATGAAATTGCTCGCATGATGATCAAACAAGCCCTTAAACCCTACTGTGAATCATTTTACGAAGCATGCGATGGACTTGAAGGGTTGGAGCTCTTTAAAGAGCACCGTATTGATCTGATCGTGACCGATATTCACTTGCCAGGACTCAATGGCTTTGAGATGATGAAGGAGATTTTAGCTCTCAAACCAAGCCAACTTTTCATTGTCATGACATCATTCGATACAGATCAAAATATCATTCACAGCATGCACGAAGGTGCGTGTAGTTTTTTGCGTAAACCTATCGATATTAAAGAGCTTCAAACCGCTCTTTTAATGAGTTCATCTAAAGTAACGCAGTCGCTTAAATCATTAAGTTCTGAGATAACCGTTGATTATCGCAAAGAGTTGATACTCAAAAATGGGGAGCCTATTTTTCTTTCGCAAAAACACCACAAGATTTTTTGGTTACTCTGTTATAACCAAGAACGATTGGTCACCTACGAGATGTTTGAGGACTATGTTTACGCCGGTGAGTCGATCAACAAAAGTGTTTTGCACGTTTCTATCTTGAGAATCAAACAGCAGTTAGGCAAAATTTTAATTGAAAATAGCGTTAATATGGGCTATATCTTAAAACCATGGCTCAGTGATTGATGGCTTACATGTAAAGATTTTAGAGATCGTTTTGGAGGAGAAAAGGTGGTACGTTGTACCACCTTTTCTTGTTATTTAAAAGCAGATTGTATATCGATACTTAATGCTCTATAGCCAATACTTTTACTATCCACAAATTTCATTTCAAATAATTCGTCTTTCGTTCCATATTTGAATTCGTGTAAATATGGGATAACACTACCTTTACCTGAACGGAAAGCTTGAAGATCGCCAAGTCCAGCTGTTGCAGAATATACCATCATTGAATCGGTTTTAGGTTGATATTCAACGACTGAAGTAATTGGACTATACCATTCAAAACCTCTCTCTTTACCAAACTCCCAGACTTGTTGTACGGTCATGTTTTTTTCATCAACAACATATTCAACAGCACGAGAATATTTCATAGATGGCATCGCAGGCTGTTCCATACCACGGGAATCGCCATTATCAAATACACTGACATGCACTTTCCCAGGTTTTGATTTTTCATTGATTTTATAAGCTGTGTGCTGTGTCCATGACCAGTCAAATGTACCCTCACACTTACTGCTCTCACACTTAATTTTGTTGCCTTTTAAATCTACTGGCACTAAAACTTTTGAAGAAAGATCTTTATTCCAACCTTCAGGACTTGCAATAATCCATTTAACTTTTTTATCACGACCAATTTTTACAACTGCGGATTGATTTCGTGTGGAAATAATGATGGAATCATCGGTTTCATCATAATTAACAGAGTTAACATGTGCCCAGTTGCGCCCTGCACCAACGCCTGTAACATCACCCCAAGGTGCATTTGGTCCTTCCATATCTTCTTTATTAGCCGTATGACCTGCTTGTGATGCGTCTATATTCAGACATACCGCACCCTGATCCATGGCTAAAAGATTGTTGTCTCGGTAAGGATCAAGAATTTCGAATAACTTCCATTCATCTACAACATTACCTTCTTTATCTGTTTCCAAAATAATATCACGCACTGTTCTAACATCTTTACCATCTTTACGTTTATAATCTGCAGATGCAACGCGCATTAAATAATGACCTTTTGCAGTCTCTTCCATATGGTGGCTAAAGTCAATGTAGCTGTTAGGCAATTGTCGATTGAAAATTTCTCTTCCCATAAGGTCATATTTATAATAAGCTTGGCTAGATCCCCAAAGTAATGAACCATCTTTGGTTTGGTCAAAGCCCATTAAATTACCTTTTTTACGAATATCATTCGGGTCTCTAAACTTATCAACATTCAAATACCATCTTATATCACCATTGGTATCAACGATCCACACATAGGACTCATAATCCCATTCCAATGCGCCACCAACAGGATTATTCCATACAACTTGAGAAGAATTTGGCAACCCAGAAACTAAGTGGTTCATAAGGTACAATTTATCTTTTACACTTTTATCCGCTGGCTTGACAACAACCGCCTTTGGTAATGTTGTTTTTTGACCAGTTCCAGAACCATAGACCGTAATGGGAGGCGCATAAATTGTATAGGTCTCTTTCACATCTTGAGGTGTAGAACCTGCTTGAGATTTTTTATAAGAGACTTCAACACTATTTTGATAGTCTGGATAAAGACCCCATACAGGAATACCACCATTTTGTAAAATCTTAGTATTGGCAACCTGATATGTAATAGGAATACCAGAATCCCCTTTACCTTTGACTGTTACCGTCACATCTGTTAACGAGAAGCCAGCACTTCTAATTAACGCAGTCAACGGGGCAACACCATAAGGATCCATTTGAACAGCACCTATTTGACCTACACTTTTATAGGTAGTAGGTCCACTAGCCCCTCCTGCTGCTAGAATAATCGATGGAGTGACACTCAAGATTAATCCTGCCACTAAAGCAGAAGATAACATCTTTCCAATTTTCATAAAATCTCCTTTTTGAAATTTTTCTTTAAATTATTATCTAGTTTAAAGAACTTAGTGTAAGTATAAATCAGAGGACTAACGAGGGCATAACTCTAAGATTAAGATTGACTGAAAAAGGGTTACATGTAAGATTAAGAAGACACGCTAAGGGGCTAGCTAGCGTGTCCAAAACAGGAGATAAAGATGACATCGGGGCATTGATGTCACTAACGACTCTCTAAGATGCCCAATACCGTTGATAGAGAGTCAAGTAGTGGGCAGGGTTGGTATTAATGGATTAGATTTTGAAGCGATTGAGCTCGTTATCAAGGCGTAAAGTCATCTGCTCTAGATGTTGGCTGGAAGTTGCAACCTCTTCGACACTACGAGCGTTAGAGCGTGTAAGGGTATCGATCTCTTGAATTTTTTGAATCATAAAACTAATGCTTTCAAAAATATGATGGTACTCATCGACTCCTTTATGGCTCGATTGAATCGTTGATTGCATAATAACGGCGTTATTGTTAACCATTTTTTCAAGCGCTGAAGAAGCAGATGAGAGATGACATATCTCTTGTGCAACAGTGTCTAGATCGGTGCTTGCATCCATGATGGATTGTACTACAAGATTGATGGTAGAATTAATCTCAGAGAGAGATCTTTGTGTGCTATCTGCTAGTTTCCTCACCTCATCTGCAACAACAGCAAAACCACGTCCATACTCACCTGCTCTTGCTGCTTCAATGGCAGCATTTAAGGAGAGAAGACTGGTTTGATCGGCAATATCGCTGATAATATCTAAAATATTTTTAATCTCATTGGTGTTTTTGCTGGTAAAGCTCAGTTTCTCTGCAAGCCTAGACTCTTTATCGGATGTTTCCATGAGTTTTTGATTGAGAGAGATCATGTCCTTGGTAATGGTGGCAAGATTGCTATCGACTTTTACCAATTGCTGATTGTTATCATTCACTTTTTCGACAGAAGCGGTGATATTTTGAAGTACTTTTTCGCCAGAAACGCGTGTTTCATTCACAGACATACTCTGCTCCTCCGAGCGTTTGCCCACTTCCAATGATGTCGATGAAAGCTCGGCTGCAATGGAAGCATTTTCAGCACTGGTATGTTTGGCTTGAAGCAGTAAATTTTGAATTTTTTCGATAAAAAGATTGATATTGTTGGCAATGTTGCCCAGCTCATCTTGACGGGTCACTTGAAGACGCTGTGTCAAATCCCCCGTGCCATGACCCAAATCTTGTACCATCAGATCAAGCTTTTGCAGAGGTTTGAGCTGGTGTCCTAGAAAAGCGTAGAGAACAAAGATAGCGATGATAAAAAAGCCAATAGTGATGTAAATAAGAATGCTTGCTCGATGGTTGAGATCAGCATAAGCGGTATCTTCATCAATGGCCATAACAATCTTCCAGCCTGTTTGCTCGATCGTATTGAAGAACATAAGTTTTGCATTATCTCCTTTATGATATTGCAAAAAGCCCGATTTTTGAGTGATAATAGGTGCAAGATTGGGATTTTTTTCTTGAAGAACGGTGTTGATGAGCGCTTTTTCAGGATGGTAGATGACGGTTCCATCTGCTTTAAGCAAAATGGCATACCCTCCATCATAGGTTATAGAAGAAACTTTGCGAATGGCTTCCTCTATGGGCAGAGATAATACGACAAGGCTTTCATCTTGGATTGGTGCAGTTAGCGCGATAAATGGGTCTTTTGTACGTGGATTTTCAAAAATATCTGAATATGCAGGTTTAAATTGATGTTCTTTTGCAGAATTAAATGCCGATCTTTCTCGAAACATTTTTTCAGTTAATTGCGTTGAACCAGAGCTATTGATTGGAGCTTTTCCAACAAAATAGGCTAATGTAACATCACTTTTAGCCCCTTCTTTTGCTAAATTAAGATATTTGAGAACCTCTTCAGTAGGTAATTGGCTCATATCTTTTAGAGCGTTGCCTAAGGCGATTGTAATGTTCATTTTATTGTTGAACCACTCGTCAATATTCATTTTTATCGTTAATGCTTCAACATTAAGCTTTGCATGAATGGCAGCAGTTGTCGCATCTTTCATCATCTTATAATTGATAAAAGAAAATACACTAAATCCTAGTGTAATGCCAATTAAGGCGTATAGAGTGATTTTTTGTTGTAGCTTCATGGCGAACCTTCCTAATAATTACATTGAAATTCTCATAAGTGCAAAAATTATAGATCGAGGTTCTTACGGCACTCTTGCATGAATCTTAATATTAACTTTATTTTAGAAGTTAGCTCAAACAAAATAGACATTTGGTTTGAGCTAAGAGGAGTATGATCGAGGTTTATTTAGCTTTAATCAGTTTGACAATCCAACTCGCACCCATAGCGCCAAGTAGAATAAAGCAAACGATGTAGGCAAAGAGGCACGCTTGGGCCATATTGACCGAATGAGATGCTGGGAAAAGGTACCAACCATCCGCATAAAAATCAACAAGGAATTGTTGTAAAACACTGAGTTCAACGCCATCTGGAACAATCGGGCTATCAAATCCACAATCGCCTGTGGGTTTAAACCAATCGGGTGCCCATGTGTCCATAGGAAGACCAAAAGGAAAACGAGGCTCCGCTGAGCAGCCTTGAACACCAAAGGGATTATCGCTGTGCGCGGCATGGTGAATGGCATTAAGCTTTGTGCTATACATAATACCTTGAATAATCCCCCAAAATCCAAAGACATAGCCAATAATTTTTAAGGCAATATTTTTAGGATCAATGGCTGTAACTAACCCACCAATTGCCATACATAAAAAGGCAAAACGAATGTAAACGCACTGTTCACATGGTTTCATATAGACATAGTGTTGAAACAGTGTATGCGCAACTAAGATTAAAAAGATACTAGCTCCTGCCATAACGAGCCATAAAAAACGCTCATCTTGCCATTTTGCAACCGTACCCATTGGGCAGGATTTGAACTCCTGCCACATGCTTTTAAAAAAATTCATGGTGTATCCCTTATTTGGTAAGAAGCTCTTTAATAAGCTCTACCATATTGTCAGGTGATGTGATAGATGCTGTTTTAATCAAATATTTTCCGTTGACAACAAAGGCAGGAACACCTTGGATTTTGGCGACTTCGTAGCTTTGTTCCCACTCTGCAAGAAGTGCTTTCACTCGTGGATCTTCTTTAGCAGTATCAAACTCGGCTTTGCTTAAACCACTCGCTTTAAGTCCTGTCTCCAAGAAGCTCTCGGCACCTGCATCCCAATGCTCTTTTTTATCATGGTATGCATTGTAGTATGCCATTTTTGCTTTTTTGAATTGTGATTTTTCATCAAAAGCAGATTTGAGTCCGTTGTCTTGATCTTTTACTAATAATGTTGCAAAAAGTTGGCTAGCAGTTTCACCATATTTGCCTTTTGTTTTGAGGTGAAATGGTCTAAATGTGACACCTTCTGGTAGTTTTGGAACGATCACAGGTGTAACGGCTTTGTCGTATTTGTAGCAGAATGGACAATCATAACTAAAGACTTTGATGAGTGTTTTATCTGCATTTGCAATCGGCTTTTCAAGCTTCACATAATCTGTACCTTCTGTGAAACCAAAACAAGCTGTAGCAACGAGCAGACTTAACGCTAAACCTTTTGCAAGTGATCTTGGTAATTTGAAACCCATGGTAACTCCTTTAAACTTTAAATTTGAAACCATTATAAAGGAGTGAACTAACATAGGTATCACGTACATATTAAATTTTACTTAAATAGAAAGTTTATTTTTTAAAAT
Above is a genomic segment from Sulfurospirillum halorespirans DSM 13726 containing:
- a CDS encoding thiol:disulfide interchange protein DsbA/DsbL, with the protein product MGFKLPRSLAKGLALSLLVATACFGFTEGTDYVKLEKPIANADKTLIKVFSYDCPFCYKYDKAVTPVIVPKLPEGVTFRPFHLKTKGKYGETASQLFATLLVKDQDNGLKSAFDEKSQFKKAKMAYYNAYHDKKEHWDAGAESFLETGLKASGLSKAEFDTAKEDPRVKALLAEWEQSYEVAKIQGVPAFVVNGKYLIKTASITSPDNMVELIKELLTK
- a CDS encoding methyl-accepting chemotaxis protein; the protein is MKLQQKITLYALIGITLGFSVFSFINYKMMKDATTAAIHAKLNVEALTIKMNIDEWFNNKMNITIALGNALKDMSQLPTEEVLKYLNLAKEGAKSDVTLAYFVGKAPINSSGSTQLTEKMFRERSAFNSAKEHQFKPAYSDIFENPRTKDPFIALTAPIQDESLVVLSLPIEEAIRKVSSITYDGGYAILLKADGTVIYHPEKALINTVLQEKNPNLAPIITQKSGFLQYHKGDNAKLMFFNTIEQTGWKIVMAIDEDTAYADLNHRASILIYITIGFFIIAIFVLYAFLGHQLKPLQKLDLMVQDLGHGTGDLTQRLQVTRQDELGNIANNINLFIEKIQNLLLQAKHTSAENASIAAELSSTSLEVGKRSEEQSMSVNETRVSGEKVLQNITASVEKVNDNNQQLVKVDSNLATITKDMISLNQKLMETSDKESRLAEKLSFTSKNTNEIKNILDIISDIADQTSLLSLNAAIEAARAGEYGRGFAVVADEVRKLADSTQRSLSEINSTINLVVQSIMDASTDLDTVAQEICHLSSASSALEKMVNNNAVIMQSTIQSSHKGVDEYHHIFESISFMIQKIQEIDTLTRSNARSVEEVATSSQHLEQMTLRLDNELNRFKI
- a CDS encoding aryl-sulfate sulfotransferase, coding for MKIGKMLSSALVAGLILSVTPSIILAAGGASGPTTYKSVGQIGAVQMDPYGVAPLTALIRSAGFSLTDVTVTVKGKGDSGIPITYQVANTKILQNGGIPVWGLYPDYQNSVEVSYKKSQAGSTPQDVKETYTIYAPPITVYGSGTGQKTTLPKAVVVKPADKSVKDKLYLMNHLVSGLPNSSQVVWNNPVGGALEWDYESYVWIVDTNGDIRWYLNVDKFRDPNDIRKKGNLMGFDQTKDGSLLWGSSQAYYKYDLMGREIFNRQLPNSYIDFSHHMEETAKGHYLMRVASADYKRKDGKDVRTVRDIILETDKEGNVVDEWKLFEILDPYRDNNLLAMDQGAVCLNIDASQAGHTANKEDMEGPNAPWGDVTGVGAGRNWAHVNSVNYDETDDSIIISTRNQSAVVKIGRDKKVKWIIASPEGWNKDLSSKVLVPVDLKGNKIKCESSKCEGTFDWSWTQHTAYKINEKSKPGKVHVSVFDNGDSRGMEQPAMPSMKYSRAVEYVVDEKNMTVQQVWEFGKERGFEWYSPITSVVEYQPKTDSMMVYSATAGLGDLQAFRSGKGSVIPYLHEFKYGTKDELFEMKFVDSKSIGYRALSIDIQSAFK
- the dsbI gene encoding protein-disulfide oxidoreductase DsbI; translated protein: MNFFKSMWQEFKSCPMGTVAKWQDERFLWLVMAGASIFLILVAHTLFQHYVYMKPCEQCVYIRFAFLCMAIGGLVTAIDPKNIALKIIGYVFGFWGIIQGIMYSTKLNAIHHAAHSDNPFGVQGCSAEPRFPFGLPMDTWAPDWFKPTGDCGFDSPIVPDGVELSVLQQFLVDFYADGWYLFPASHSVNMAQACLFAYIVCFILLGAMGASWIVKLIKAK